A DNA window from Aythya fuligula isolate bAytFul2 chromosome 4, bAytFul2.pri, whole genome shotgun sequence contains the following coding sequences:
- the POU4F2 gene encoding POU domain, class 4, transcription factor 2 gives MMMSLSSKQPFGLPHGGGGGGGGLHEAKYSALHSASPCPSAAAPAASPPSSTGTGGSAARGSGSGSGGGSGSGSGSGGGSGGSGGAEAMRRGCLPTPPSNIFGGLDESLLARAEALAAVDIVSPSKSHHHHPPHHSPFKPDATYHTMNTIPCTSAASSSSVPISHPSALSGAHHHHHHHHHHHHQPHQALEGELLEHLTPGLALGAMAGPDGAVVSTPGHAPHMAGMNPMHPAALGMAHGHGLPAHMGCVSDVDADPRDLEAFAERFKQRRIKLGVTQADVGSALANLKIPGVGSLSQSTICRFESLTLSHNNMIALKPILQAWLEEAEKSHREKLAKPELFSGAEKKRKRTSIAAPEKRSLEAYFALQPRPSSEKIAAIAEKLDLKKNVVRVWFCNQRQKQKRMKYSAGI, from the exons ATGATGATGTCCCTGAGCAGCAAGCAGCCCTTCGGCCTCCCccacggcggcggcggcggcggcggcggcctccACGAAGCCAAGTACTCGGCCCTGCACAGCGCCTCGCCCTgcccctccgccgccgcccccgccgccagcccccccagcagcaccggCACCGGCGGCTCCGCCGCTcgcggctccggctccggctccggtGGCGGCTCCGGCTCGGGCTCGGGCTCCGGCGGCGGCTCCGGCGGCTCCGGCGGCGCGGAGGCGATGCGGCGGGGCTGCCTGCCCACCCCTCCG AGCAATATATTCGGCGGTCTGGACGAGAGCCTGCTGGCCCGCGCCGAAGCCCTGGCAGCCGTGGACATCGTCTCCCCGAGCAagagccaccaccaccacccgcCGCACCACAGCCCCTTCAAGCCCGACGCCACGTACCACACCATGAACACCATCCCCTGCACCTCGGCCGCCTCCTCGTCCTCCGTGCCCATCTCCCACCCGTCCGCCCTGTCGGGcgcccaccaccaccaccaccaccaccaccaccaccaccaccagccccaccagGCGCTGGAGGGGGAACTCTTGGAGCACCTGACGCCGGGGCTGGCGCTGGGGGCCATGGCCGGGCCCGACGGCGCCGTGGTCTCCACGCCGGGCCACGCTCCGCACATGGCCGGCATGAACCCCATGCACCCGGCGGCGCTGGGCATGGCCCACGGCCACGGGCTGCCGGCGCACATGGGCTGCGTGAGCGACGTGGACGCCGACCCCCGCGACCTGGAGGCCTTCGCCGAGCGCTTCAAGCAGCGCCGCATCAAGCTGGGGGTGACCCAGGCAGACGTGGGCTCGGCGCTGGCCAACCTGAAGATCCCGGGCGTGGGCTCGCTCAGCCAGAGCACCATCTGCCGCTTCGAGTCGCTCACCCTGTCCCACAACAACATGATCGCCCTCAAGCCCATCCTGCAGgcctggctggaggaggccGAGAAGTCGCACCGCGAGAAGCTGGCCAAGCCCGAGCTCTTCAGCGGCGCCGAGAAGAAGCGCAAGCGGACCTCCATCGCCGCCCCGGAGAAGCGCTCGCTCGAGGCCTATTTCGCGCTGCAGCCCCGGCCCTCCTCCGAGAAGATCGCCGCCATCGCCGAGAAGCTGGACCTCAAGAAGAACGTGGTGCGAGTCTGGTTCTGCAACCAGCGCCAGAAGCAGAAGCGCATGAAGTACTCGGCCGGCATCTGA